One segment of Anastrepha obliqua isolate idAnaObli1 chromosome 3, idAnaObli1_1.0, whole genome shotgun sequence DNA contains the following:
- the LOC129241249 gene encoding gamma-glutamylcyclotransferase-like has translation MASKFYYFGFGSNLLAKRIHIQNPTAVRIGPGKLENYQLDFYTSSRTWHGAPATIVPKKGSCVFGAIWEIDNSNLKDLDDQEGVSHGIYVPITVTVIALNDCKPIECRAYHLTTQPTGDVRCLKPEQIPYDRQPSKTYLKTIVKGALETCLPAEYVQWLRTIKHNGKLVEVLEKKLDLCDVKL, from the exons ATGGCGTCAAAGTTCTACTACTTTGGATTTGGCAGTAATCTGTTGGCCAAGAGAATACACATACAAAACCCAACAGCAGTGCGGATAGGTCCCGGGAAGCTGGag AACTATCAGCTTGATTTCTATACGAGCTCGCGTACTTGGCATGGTGCGCCAGCAACGATTGTACCGAAGAAGGGCTCTTGCGTATTTGGAGCCATTTGGGAGATTGATAATAGTAATTTAAAGGATCTCGATGA TCAAGAAGGCGTTTCACATGGCATTTATGTACCCATCACAGTGACGGTAATAGCGCTTAACGATTGTAAGCCCATCGAATGTCGCGCCTACCATTTAACAACTCAACCGACCGGAGATGTGAGATGTCTAAAACCCGAGCAGATACCATACGATCGACAACCAtcgaaaacatatttaaaaacgaTTGTAAAAGGAGCTTTGGAGACGTGTTTACCAGCGGAATATGTACAGTGGCTACGTACCATCAAACATAATGGCAAGCTGGTCGAAGTGCTGGagaaaaaattggatttgtGTGACGTGAAATTGTAA